The genomic DNA GCCCCATTAGGTTAGGTTTCCCTCACAGGGCGGCCGGTCGAGACCGATCTCACCCACCGAGGCGGTGAACCGCTCAGACGAGCCCACCATCGAGGTAGACCGCGTTGACCCGGTTCTCGATTCCGCGGACGTCGGCGGTGCGCAGGTCGCCGTCCACGACGACGAGGTCGGCCAGTCCGCCCTCGCTGATTCGGCCGACCCGATCGTCTTCGAGCAGGCGGGCGGCCACGGAGGTTCCGGCGGCGAGCGCCTCCGTCGTGGACAGTCCCACCTCGGCCAGCAGGCTGATCTCTTCGAGGTTCTCCCCGTGCGGTCCGACTCCGGCATCGGTGCCCAGCGCGATCGGTATTCCTGCTTCGTTGGCCCGGCCGATCGACTCCTGGTGGGCGTCGACGACGCGACGGGCCTTGTCCACGACGGAGGCGGGCAGTCCGGCACCGGCGTCGGCGGCTTTGATGACGGCCTGCGGGGCCTGCAGGGTCGGGACGAGGTAGGTGCCGTGCTCACACATGAGGTCGATGGCTTCGTCGTCGAGATAGATTCCGTGTTCGATCGAACGCACCCCGGCGCGCACGGCGTTCTTGATTCCCGGTGCGCCCTGCGCGTGGGACATCACATGCGCGCCTTGGGCGGCCGCCTCGGCGACGATGACGGCGATCTCGGCTTCGGTGAACTGGGAGTGGCGCGGATCGTCGCGTGGGGAGAGCACTCCCCCGGTCGAGCAGATCTTGATGTGGTCGGCCCCGGCCCGCAGCAATTCGCGGGTCTTCTTCTGCACCTCTTCGAGTCCGTCGGCGACGCCCGAGGGCCGGCCGGGGTGCGGGGCCAGGAAAGGAGACTCCGCCCCGGAGACGAGGTGGAAGTCTCCGTGGCCACCGGTCTGGGACATGATGTTGACGGCGATCGTCAGCCGCGGCCCGCACACCACACCGGTCTCCACGGCCACCTTCGCACCGAGGTCGGTGCCTCCGGCATCGCGCACGGTCGTGACTCCGCCCTTGAGGGTGGCCTCCATATTCTTCACGGAGTCATAGAACTGGAGCGAGAACGGGTCGTGGAAGTTCGAGGTGGCTGCCGCTCCGCTGCTCGTGAGGTGGACGTGACAGTCGATGACTCCGGGGATGATCGTCTTCCCCGTGCAGTCGATGTGGTCGTCTCCGGCGTTGTGCGAACCCTGCCCTCCTTCCGCCACCGAGGCGATCCGTCCGCCGTCGATGACGACGTCCCGGGTGCCAGGCAGGAAGCGGGTTCCGTCGAAGACCGTGGCGTGGGTGAGAACTGTGACCATGGGCGTGCTCCTCATCGTTGAAAATCAGCTGGTCGACCGTGGATGGCCGTCTCCTCACATCTATCACGGACGACCGCTTCGTGACGATCAGTGCGGTGACTGGGAGAACGGTGGCTTAAGATCAGACATCGGAACCGGAATGCGCACAGTTCGCGCCCCGACCCGTGTTCACGTCCGCGACACCTTCTTGGGTTATGGTCACCGGCGGCGCCGGTCGGCCCGGCGCCGATCAGCTCCCGAACGACCCGGAAGACACGTGAGAGAATACGCACCGCAGTTCCCGTCCCCCGTACGGCCCCGTGAGGACCGCACCCTCATCGACGTCCTCCTCGAGTCGGCCGCCGCGCATCCCGATCAGCCGGCCCTCGACGACGGCGCACGGGTGCTCAGTTACTCGGAGCTCATCACCGCGATCCGCGATCTCGCGCTGAAGATGGCCGAAGCCGGGATCGGTCCCGGTGACAAGGTCGGCGTCCGTGTCCCCTCAGGATCGGTGGATCTGTATCTGGCGATCCTCGCCACGCTCATGCTCGGCGCGGCCTACGTTCCCGTCGACGTCGACGACCCGGATGAGCGGGCGCGCACCGTGTTCACCGAGGCGGCCGTGACCGGAGTGGTGACCGCCGGACCACACATCGAGTCCCGCACCGACCGTGGCCCTCTCGACCGTTCCGAGCTGCGGTCCCCCACTCCCGATGACGACTGCTGGGTGATCTTCACCTCCGGGTCGACGGGCACTCCGAAGGGCGTTGCCGTCACCCACTGTTCGGCAGCGGCATTCGTCGACGCCGAGGCAGCCCTGTTCTGCGTCGAGGAGCCGCTGGGTCCCGGCGATCGCGTCCTCGCCGGACTGTCCGTGGCCTTCGACGCCAGCTGCGAGGAGATGTGGCTGGCGTGGCGGAACGGCGCGTGCCTGGTCCCCGCCCCGCGTGCGCTGGTGAAGTCCGGGATGGATCTGGGCCCCTGGCTGTCGTCGCGGCAGATCACCGTCGTCTCGACCGTTCCGACCCTGGCCGCGTTGTGGCCGGCGGAGAGTCTCGACAATGTCCGTCTCCTCATCTTCGGCGGCGAGGCGTGTCCGCCCGAGCTGGGGCGCCGGCTCAGCGATGACGACCGCGAGGTGTGGAACACCTACGGGCCCACCGAGGCGACGGTCGTCGCCTGTGCCGCCATGCTCGACGGATCCGAACCGGTGCGCATCGGCCTGCCGCTCAAGGGCTGGGACCTGGCCGTCGTCGATGCCGAGGGCACGCCCGTCGCCGAAGGTGAGACCGGTGAGCTCATCATCGGCGGAGTCGGACTGGCCCGCTATCTCGATCCGGCCAAGGACGCCGAGAAGTTCGCTCCCATGCCGAGTCTCGGCTGGGAGCGGGCGTACCGATCTGGAGATCTCGTCATCAATGATCCGGCAGGGCTGATCTTCGTCGGCCGCGCCGACGAGCAGATCAAGCTCGGAGGCAGGCGCATCGAGCTCGGCGAGATCGATGCTGCACTGCAGGCCCTGCCCGGTGTCGAAGGTGCCGCCGCGGCGGTGAAGAAGACCGCAGCCGGTACAGACGTCCTCATCGGCTACCTGGCCCCCGGTGCGGGTTCGGGCGAGGCCGATCTTCCCGCCTGGGAGGCCCGACTGCGTGACGAACTGCCGGCCGCGCTCGTTCCCCGTCTGGCTCTCGTCGAGGACCTGCCCACGAAGACCTCGGGCAAGGTCGATCGCAATGCTCTGCCCTGGCCGCTCGATGACGGCGCCGATGCGGCCGGGTCCGATGAGGTCTTCGACGCGGACACGGAATGGGTTGCCGAGCAGTGGGCCGCGGTCCTCGGTGCCCGGCCGGGCAGAGATTCGGACTTCTTCACCGCCGGCGGCGGTTCCCTGGGCGCGGCGCAGCTCGTCTCCCGGCTCCGCACCCGCCATCCCAGCGTCACCGTCGGCGATATCTACGCCCATCCTCGCTTCGGCGCCCTGTCCAGGCTCTGCCGCGGCGAAGAAGGGTCCGGCATCGGACCGACGGGACCCAAGCGCACGATCACACGGACCTCCCGGGGGATGCAGGCCTTCCAGGTTCTGCTCGGGATTCCGGTGCACATCCTCGGCGGGGTCCGATGGGTGGTGCTGGCGATGCTGGCGGCCAATATCGGGGTCGGACTCGGCGCGGATCTGCCGCTGACTCCGTGGCCGGTCGTCGCCGTCCTCTTCCTCGTCTTCGTCACCGCCTGGGGACGGATGCTCATCTCAGCCGGAGCAGCGCGTCTGCTCATGATCGGAATCCGGCCCGGGGACTATCCGCGCTCGGGCTGGGTGCACAAACGGCTGTGGCTGGCCGAGCACATCGCCGATCTCGCTGCGGCAGTCTCGGTGGCGAGCGCACCCTGGGTGACCTGGTATGCGAAGCTGCTGGGCAACCGCATCGGGCCCGATGCCGATCTGCACTCGGTGCCGCCGGTGACCGGTTTCCTCACCCTCGGCGAGGGTGCGGCGGTCGAACCCGAGGTCGATCTCAAGGGCTGGTGGGTCGACGGCGATCTGCTGCGCATCGGACGAATCGACATCAGTCGCAATGCCACGATCGGCGCCCGGTCGACGCTCATGCCCGGCGCCGAGGTGGGGGTCGGCGCCCTTGTCGAAGCCGGATCCGCAGTGACCGGTCGGGTTCGGAAGAACCAGATCTACTCGGGTTCGCCGGCCGTTCGCGTCGGGAAGGCGAAGAAGTCCTGGCCCGCTCCCCCGCCCAGGCGGCGTCTGCCGTTCCTGTTCTATGCCGTCGGCTCCCAGATCAATGCGCTTCTGCCGTATCTCTCTGTGGTACCGGGCGTCGCCTTGATGCTCGCCGTCTCCGGGATCGAGGTCGTTGAGTCACCCTGGCTGCTGGTGGCGTGGTCACCGGTGGTGGCCTGTCTGTGGTTCTTCACCACTGCACTGTTCATCCTCATCGCTGTGCGGCTCCTGGCGATCGGCATGGAGGAGGGAGAGTTCCCCGTCCGCTCGGCCCGCGGTTACCGGGTGTGGGCGACGGAGCGGCTGCTCGACATGGCGCGGGACCTGCTGTTCCCCCTCTACGCTTCGATGCTCACCCCGTGGTGGCTGCGCCTCCTCGGCGCGAAGGTAGGGCCGGGCACTGAGATCTCCACGGTCGTCTTCGTACCGAAGATGACGACGATCGCGGCCGGTGCCTTCCTCGCCGATGACACGATGGTCGCCAGCTACGAGCTCGGCCATGGCTGGATGCGGGCCGGCCGAGCGAAGGTCGGCAAACGTGCCTTCCTCGGCAACTCGGGAATCGCCTCTCCCGGTCGCAGGGTGCCGAAGAACTCCCTCGTGGCGGTGCTCTCGGCGGCTCCGGCGAAGGCGAAGAAGGGATCGTCGTGGCTCGGCTCTCCCCCGGTGCAGCTGCGCCGCGCCGCCGTGGAATCCGACGAGTCGCTCACCTATGCCCCGACCTTCGGGGTCAAGGCCGCTCGTGCCTTCTGGGAGACCCTCCGGATCTCCTCGATCATCGCCGGCGGTGTGCTCATCACCGCTGTCGTGCTCACCATCTGGTTCCTCCTCGGTCTGCCTGGCGGGGTGGCCGCTCAGTCGACGACGTTCATCGCCTCCGTGCTGCTGGCCCTGCTCACCTCGGGGATCGTCATGATGGCCGCCGGTGCCGTGGCGGCGGGACTGGCCGTGGCCGCGAAATGGATCCTCGCCGGACCGATCCGGCCCGGGGAGCATCCTCTGTGGTCGTCATTCATCTGGCGCAACGAGGTCGCCGACTGCTTCGTCGAACTCGTGGCCGCCCCCTGGTTCGCCCGGAACGCCGTGGGCACTCCTGCCATCGTGTGGTACCTGCGGGCGATGGGTGCGAAGATCGGTCACGGCGTATGGTGCGAGTCCTACTGGCTGCCGGAGGCCGACCTCGTCGATCTCGGGGACAACTCGACGGTCAACCGCGGCTGTGTGGTCCAGACTCACCTGTTCCATGATCGGGTGATGAGCCTCGATACCGTTCAGCTCGATCCCGGTGCCACTTTGGGGCCCAACAGCGTCATCCTCCCAGCCTCCACCCTGGGCGAGAACGCCACGGTGGGAGCGACGTCGCTGGTCATGCGCGGCGAGTTCGTGCCGGCCCATGCCTACTTCAGCGGCAATCCTGTCATACCCTGGGTGGATGCCCCAGAACTTCCCGCGCTCGAAGAAGACGGCCTCCATGAAGCAGGCCGATCGCATGCTTGATTCCTATACCCAAGGCGTCGGCAACGCCGACCTTCGCATCGACCACTACGATCTCGACCTCGACTACCGAATCGGTCCGAACCGTCTCTCGGCCAGGGCGGTACTCAAAGGTCGAGTGCTCACGGACACCTCGTCGATCGTCCTCGACCTCACGGGCCTGCGGGTGACCAAGGCCAGCGTCAACGGCAAGAAGGTCCGCTTCTCCGCGCAAGGGAAGAAGCTGCGACTGACCACCCCTGCGCTGAAGAGCGACAAGCCGGTGGTCATCGACATCAGCTACACGGGCAATCCGGAACCGGCGATCGGCACCTGGGGCGATGTCGGTTGGGAGGAGCTCGAAGACGGGGTGCTCGTGGCCGGTCAGCCCGTCGGTGCCTCGACCTGGTTCCCGTGCAATGACCATCCGTCGAACAAATCCCAGTACAGGATCTCGGTGCTCGTCGAGTCCGAGTACACGGTGGTGTCCAATGGGTCGCTGACGAAGAAGACCCGCAAGGCCGGACGGACCCGCTGGACGTATGAGTCGGCGACTCCCTTGGCGACCTACTTGGCGACGGTGCAGATCGGTCGCTACAAATACGGGCAGATCCCGTTGAGTTCCGGAACCTCGGGGTTCGGTGCTGCGATGCGGGGCGCGGCGAAGGATGCCGTTGCCGGCTCGGCCAGAGATGCCCTCTCCAGCGCCGTCCGAGGAGTCACCGGCCCTGCCGGCAAGGACGTGTCTGTTCACGATTCGTCGGGCAAGCGTACAAGGCACAGCCGGACCGAGTCCCCTGTTCCCCTCGGCGTCTACGCCGACGATCATTGGGATGTGGCCGTCGAGCGCCTCGGCGTCCAGCACGGAATGATGAATCTGTTCATCGAACGCTTCGGCCCGTACCCGTTCGACGTCTACGACGTGGTCGTGACCGATGATGTGCTCGAGATCCCGCTCGAGTCGCAGCCGCTGTCCGTGCTCGGGCCCAATCATCTTGGGCCCGAGTGGGAGGCCGAACGTCTCGTCGCCCACGAGATGGCCCACCAGTGGTTCGGGAACTCGCTCACGCCGTCCCGGTGGAAGGACATCTGGCTCAACGAGGGCTTCGCCTGCTATGCAGAGTGGCTGTGGTCGGAGGAGTCCGGGCGTGCGAGTGCCGATGAGCGTGCGCGGCAGTGGTGGGACGAGCTGTCCGCTCAGCCGCAGGACATCATGCTCGGTGATCCGGGAGGGCCGGACATGTTCGACGACCGCGTGTACAAGCGCGGCGCACTCTGTCTGCATGCCCTGCGCCTCGAACTCGGCGATCCAGATTTCTTCACCGCAGTCGGCGAGTGGACGAAGCGGTACCGTCATTCGTCGGTGAGCACCGGGGAGTTCATCCGCTGCGTCTCGGAGGCGGCAGCCCGTGACATCGCCGAGGTGGTCCGCCCCTGGCTCGAGGAGCTGGAGCTCCCGAAGCTGCCGGAGCTTCAGTAAGGGCCTGGCTGCGCCTCAGCAGGGTTCGGCCGCGCCTCGGCTGGGACTGGCACGCTTCAGCCGAGACCGGACGCTCCTCGGCCGAGTTCGCCCGTGCTTTTCTCTCAGCCGAGCTTGCGAACGAGCACGTCCGAGTCGCCGTTGCGTCCGACGGACACGAATCCGTGGTCGGCGTAGAGTTTCGCCGCCCCATTGCCGTCTTCGACGGACAGGCTGACCGCGGGGAAGCCGCTCATCCGCGCCAGAGCACAGACCGTGTCGAGAAGGGCGCCGCCGATTCCCTGCCCCTGGTGGTCGGGCAGCACTGCCATCGAGAGTTCAGGGATGTCGGCCGCCACCCAGCCATATCCGGTGAAAGGCATCTGGTCATCCGTAGGCGTCAGATCGGCGGCCGTGGTCGATGCGGTACCCTCGTCTGCTCCACCAACCGCGGGGCTTTCTCCGGCTGACTCGGCGTAATCAGCGCCCTTCACAGCCCGTGAATCGTGCTCGACTTCGTCTGCCGCATCCTCGGGCACAACTTCGCTGCGGACGACCTCGTTGCCGGTCTTATCCAGGGCGGCGGCGAAGTCTTCGCCCACCCGCTCATCGGCTTTGCCGACAACGTCGTCGATATTCGCCAGTCGCACCCAGGCGAGGCCGACGATCGGTGACTGCGCATCGGCTTCGGCATGCGCGGCGACGGCGATGTCTCCCTCGCGTCCCCAGCCGCGGTAGTAGAAGACGGCGTCGCTGCGGTATCGGAGGTCCTCGAGTTCGATTCGGGCCCTGTCCATCGACCAGTTGAAGCACAGGTCGAGGAACGGCAGGAAGGTCTCGTCATCGGTCTCGGCCGGGAGCGGACGGATCCGTCCGCGCAGGGAGGCGGCGGCCGCCTCGGCGGTGGTGTCCTGCGAATCAGCTGTGGGGTTTTGCGAATCGGCGGTGGTGTCCTGCGAATCTGCGGAAATGTTCTGCGAATCATGAGCGTCAGTGTGTGCAGCGTTCATGAGATTCCTTTCTCGACGGCGCGTTCGATCCACGCCCGGTTACGTACTCGCCAGCCCAGTGTCAGGGCGCGGAAACCGACGAATCCGATGCAGAAGCCGGCCCAGAGCCCGGGTGCTCCCGGCCAGATGTTGATGATCGGAATGAGCAGAATCGCGTATCCGATCACAGCGACCAATTGTGCCAGAGCCAGATACTTCGCGTCCTCAGCTCCCATGAGCACTCCGTCGAGGACGAAGACGTACCCGGCGATCGGCATGCTCAG from Brevibacterium sp. JSBI002 includes the following:
- a CDS encoding metal-dependent hydrolase family protein; the protein is MVTVLTHATVFDGTRFLPGTRDVVIDGGRIASVAEGGQGSHNAGDDHIDCTGKTIIPGVIDCHVHLTSSGAAATSNFHDPFSLQFYDSVKNMEATLKGGVTTVRDAGGTDLGAKVAVETGVVCGPRLTIAVNIMSQTGGHGDFHLVSGAESPFLAPHPGRPSGVADGLEEVQKKTRELLRAGADHIKICSTGGVLSPRDDPRHSQFTEAEIAVIVAEAAAQGAHVMSHAQGAPGIKNAVRAGVRSIEHGIYLDDEAIDLMCEHGTYLVPTLQAPQAVIKAADAGAGLPASVVDKARRVVDAHQESIGRANEAGIPIALGTDAGVGPHGENLEEISLLAEVGLSTTEALAAGTSVAARLLEDDRVGRISEGGLADLVVVDGDLRTADVRGIENRVNAVYLDGGLV
- a CDS encoding Pls/PosA family non-ribosomal peptide synthetase; amino-acid sequence: MREYAPQFPSPVRPREDRTLIDVLLESAAAHPDQPALDDGARVLSYSELITAIRDLALKMAEAGIGPGDKVGVRVPSGSVDLYLAILATLMLGAAYVPVDVDDPDERARTVFTEAAVTGVVTAGPHIESRTDRGPLDRSELRSPTPDDDCWVIFTSGSTGTPKGVAVTHCSAAAFVDAEAALFCVEEPLGPGDRVLAGLSVAFDASCEEMWLAWRNGACLVPAPRALVKSGMDLGPWLSSRQITVVSTVPTLAALWPAESLDNVRLLIFGGEACPPELGRRLSDDDREVWNTYGPTEATVVACAAMLDGSEPVRIGLPLKGWDLAVVDAEGTPVAEGETGELIIGGVGLARYLDPAKDAEKFAPMPSLGWERAYRSGDLVINDPAGLIFVGRADEQIKLGGRRIELGEIDAALQALPGVEGAAAAVKKTAAGTDVLIGYLAPGAGSGEADLPAWEARLRDELPAALVPRLALVEDLPTKTSGKVDRNALPWPLDDGADAAGSDEVFDADTEWVAEQWAAVLGARPGRDSDFFTAGGGSLGAAQLVSRLRTRHPSVTVGDIYAHPRFGALSRLCRGEEGSGIGPTGPKRTITRTSRGMQAFQVLLGIPVHILGGVRWVVLAMLAANIGVGLGADLPLTPWPVVAVLFLVFVTAWGRMLISAGAARLLMIGIRPGDYPRSGWVHKRLWLAEHIADLAAAVSVASAPWVTWYAKLLGNRIGPDADLHSVPPVTGFLTLGEGAAVEPEVDLKGWWVDGDLLRIGRIDISRNATIGARSTLMPGAEVGVGALVEAGSAVTGRVRKNQIYSGSPAVRVGKAKKSWPAPPPRRRLPFLFYAVGSQINALLPYLSVVPGVALMLAVSGIEVVESPWLLVAWSPVVACLWFFTTALFILIAVRLLAIGMEEGEFPVRSARGYRVWATERLLDMARDLLFPLYASMLTPWWLRLLGAKVGPGTEISTVVFVPKMTTIAAGAFLADDTMVASYELGHGWMRAGRAKVGKRAFLGNSGIASPGRRVPKNSLVAVLSAAPAKAKKGSSWLGSPPVQLRRAAVESDESLTYAPTFGVKAARAFWETLRISSIIAGGVLITAVVLTIWFLLGLPGGVAAQSTTFIASVLLALLTSGIVMMAAGAVAAGLAVAAKWILAGPIRPGEHPLWSSFIWRNEVADCFVELVAAPWFARNAVGTPAIVWYLRAMGAKIGHGVWCESYWLPEADLVDLGDNSTVNRGCVVQTHLFHDRVMSLDTVQLDPGATLGPNSVILPASTLGENATVGATSLVMRGEFVPAHAYFSGNPVIPWVDAPELPALEEDGLHEAGRSHA
- a CDS encoding M1 family metallopeptidase, giving the protein MPQNFPRSKKTASMKQADRMLDSYTQGVGNADLRIDHYDLDLDYRIGPNRLSARAVLKGRVLTDTSSIVLDLTGLRVTKASVNGKKVRFSAQGKKLRLTTPALKSDKPVVIDISYTGNPEPAIGTWGDVGWEELEDGVLVAGQPVGASTWFPCNDHPSNKSQYRISVLVESEYTVVSNGSLTKKTRKAGRTRWTYESATPLATYLATVQIGRYKYGQIPLSSGTSGFGAAMRGAAKDAVAGSARDALSSAVRGVTGPAGKDVSVHDSSGKRTRHSRTESPVPLGVYADDHWDVAVERLGVQHGMMNLFIERFGPYPFDVYDVVVTDDVLEIPLESQPLSVLGPNHLGPEWEAERLVAHEMAHQWFGNSLTPSRWKDIWLNEGFACYAEWLWSEESGRASADERARQWWDELSAQPQDIMLGDPGGPDMFDDRVYKRGALCLHALRLELGDPDFFTAVGEWTKRYRHSSVSTGEFIRCVSEAAARDIAEVVRPWLEELELPKLPELQ
- a CDS encoding GNAT family N-acetyltransferase; translated protein: MNAAHTDAHDSQNISADSQDTTADSQNPTADSQDTTAEAAAASLRGRIRPLPAETDDETFLPFLDLCFNWSMDRARIELEDLRYRSDAVFYYRGWGREGDIAVAAHAEADAQSPIVGLAWVRLANIDDVVGKADERVGEDFAAALDKTGNEVVRSEVVPEDAADEVEHDSRAVKGADYAESAGESPAVGGADEGTASTTAADLTPTDDQMPFTGYGWVAADIPELSMAVLPDHQGQGIGGALLDTVCALARMSGFPAVSLSVEDGNGAAKLYADHGFVSVGRNGDSDVLVRKLG